The sequence TACAAGTGAAAATGATGACTAAAGCAAATAACATGAACAAGAAAACCTCATCATTAAGTATCTTGGCTTGAATTCATTTataatcattgaaaataaaagaagctTAGGTTTAGTCTATTATTGTTTGGTGAATCTTAATGCAACTCTATTGCTGTATGAGATCAATCTTGTCTCGGCTTCCATTACCCTCCCACAATCTTAGTGTTGTTATAATTGTCCTTGATTGCATCTACATATGAGGCATATCTTTCTACTGTTAGATCAATTAGAGTGGAAACTGGTCTGATATTGCTTAGATTTTGACTTGTCAGGCCAAGTGTGTTTCGCGTAATACAAAGGTTCAAAACTATTATCTAGACATGAACTACAGAAGCTTGAAGGCTGTTTTGTTAGAACAGATCTTATGTGCCTAATTATGGTTATGCACTAGGCGTTAGATGAAACCTCTTGGAAGGGTGAAATGAACATGTCAACATGGTTGGTTACTAACAAAAATCACTGCCTATGCATTCAGAATGCTGCCTTTCCATGAAGGTATTGTGATGGTAATGAGAGTTGAGAGGTATGGCCCCCGCTAGTAACTAGGTTATTGCACTCATCTAGGTGTAGCAGTATGTCTATATTTAGAGTGATTTCTCTGTATAAAGAATGATAGAATAGCTAAAGGAATAGGCTTGCTGGTCTTTTGTGTTCTGTCTTGGTGGGCTTATAAAGACGACTAGTTAGCTAGCAAATGGAGGGCAGTAAGGGCTTATCTTAGCTTCCAAAGAATTAGATTGTTGCATTATTCTCCAAGTTGGTCAAATTTTCCAATATTTCAGATTAAAATAGCCGTATCTGTCCCTAAAGATGCTTAAAATTACCTTGTTATTAGAGATGTTCAATCCTTGAGAATGGTAGTGTAGATATCACAGACTATCGTTTTGTGGTCATTACACTTATAATGTTGGTCATAATTGCTACGATATTACTTTTTCTATTTGTGAAATAGGAGGAGGAAATGCATGTGGTGATGTGTTTCTAATGAAATTGTTGCTTTGATTTATTATCTTGTATGTCTAAACTGTATTGACACTTATCTATGATAACCTTTTAAGAACAGATGTGTGACTGCTTGAAGCACTTTTCATTGTGGATTTTTAGTTATCCAAGTTGCTTTTATGTTCTAATAATTTGTTGAATTATTTTGAGTAGTTTGACAGTTTGATCACTAAATATAAACATTTATTGCATGGTTCACCATTATCCCGTATTCAGTTATGATATGATTCTATAGGATTCATCCAGTCTCTCATTATTTCTTTGCTATTGTAAGGTCAGAAGAACTTGCTCTTATATGTTGAGGTGTCATCTTCACTGGCAAAATCATAAAATGCATGCGGACACCTTTCCAACTTCCACACTTTTTGCAAACCGAGCTCTGAacacttaaaatttgaatgtaccCACTAACTTCATCTACAGTGCAATTGATCCTTCCGTACAATTAAAATTAGTTTCCTTCCTCTTTTCAACAGTGAACTACATTTTCAAGGTCAAACCAGTTTGTAGCGGTTCAAAAGAATCAAGTCCTCAGGATTTACTTGCACGGAACAATATGTTAATTTGTCAGATTTAATTAGCCTCCCATATGTATAGGCTGTGTAACTAGAGTCTATTGGAGCCTTACATAGACTCTGGCGTAATGAGCCTTTGATATGGGGTTTTACCATTTGACCCGTGAATTAATATTTCTAGTTACACCAGTGCAACTAGCTTATCTAAGTGTCAGTTGAACACTCGCTCCATTCATGCTCTCGCTCTTTATGACTGGCAGGAAACGGTTATTCAGCATGATCAACGACCTTTCTACTGTCTTTGAAGTGTTGGCTGATAGAAAGCAGGGGAAAGATAGATCCGGCGTAGATAGCGGGAGCAAATCCAGACACTCTACTAAGGTGAAATAACTTACAAGTGGTTAATATAGTTCAGCTAAATTACACAAACCCACTTACACCTCTtgtaatttttcactttcctccccTGAAATGTTGAAACATTTTATATTTCCATCTTAAACTAAAGATTTCATCACATTCCTCCTTTATCAGTGTTCCACAAGGTGATATCTATCACTTTGCTCATAGGTCTATGGGTCAAATGTATGGCTCTAGAAGGATACACATATAAGGGCTTCTTTCATTTTATCTTTATTGTTTTTCCTTTTGACATCATAATTGTAACAGAGATCGAGTGACGGACACACGAAGAACAGTTCAAGAGCAGTCAACGAAGGGTACGGCGAGGACGACGAAGAGCACAACGAAACCCTCTGCGGAAGCTGTGGTGGAAACTACAACTCGAACGAGTTCTGGATCGGGTGCGATATATGCGAGAGGTGGTACCACGGGAAGTGTGTGAAGATAACCCCCGCGAAAGCCGAGACCATACAGCAATACAAATGCCCTAGCTGCAGTTCCAAGAAAGGGAGGCAGTAACTACGCTCACACTACCGAGTATCTactgctttcttttttttctttagttttagGAAGTAAATATTTATCAGGTAACGGAAATGGCGCCATGTTTTGCGGTAATGGATCTCTCGCGTGTGATCATCGATATGGTTGTTTCGACATGTGGACCTCATTCTATTGATAGTTTACATCTTTATATGTAGATTGTCTTTCTTTCTCTGCAATTTCATGCCTTGGTTTTGCCGGATTTTTtatggtgcattcactgaataATTTGCTGAATGAGCGTGTTATGTGAGTCGTTATGTTTCTAATTATCATTGTTTAAATTATGATAGACACGATTATTCGATCATAAATAAACTGCTTAAGAAACTTGACacttctaaaatttgaaatatttatatatatatatatatatagagagagagagagagagagagagagagagagagagtaaagttactgtgctattaggaccTTTATGTTCCTAACTTCTTAACTTTCTATCAATTTTgctgggtggttagaatgagagaaaaaagagaaattatagAGAAATTTTAAAACAAGATAAATCGAAATGCTCAATTTcttccaatttttcttatttttttaatcctagttatttatcaaaattgataaacggttagaaagttaggagtacAAGAattgctgtgctcctaataacacagtAGTTTtgcgctttctctctctctctacatatatatatataagatataaatagTTATCATTTTGGATACTCATTAAGTCGAAAGAATTAAGAAAGTCGAGCACATTAAAAACGGAGTAGCTTTAGAACAGATGAACTTCTGAAAAGTGGGTCaccaaaaaaaaactcaaaaaatacTAAAACATTATAGAACTTATTCCGCTTGAAACTGTCAATGGAGAAGCACATCTAGAGAAGCATGGCGTATGCTTCTACCTCAGAGCTAGCTAGGTTTCCACCAGCATCTCAAAGTTTTTGAAAAGACGAAGACTCCAAAACAGTAACCAGCAtctcaaagttttttttttttttttttttNCCTGCAGCAAATACAACATGGCCTAAATTAGTACGAGCTATATAACCAATAGCGGCAGTGCCTTCTTCAGACTTGAAGGACGCATCGGTGTTAATTTTAATCCAACCATCTGGTGGCGGACACCATTTGTTGGCGTTCGAGTGTTCAATAGTGTGCGAAGGGACTTTAGAAATATAATCCAAAGTCATATGCATGATATGGCGCAATATGACCTGGATCGAAGAGGAATTGTTAGAGAATTGTCTGGCATTTCGTTCCTTCCAGATTTGCCAAAAAGTGTTGGCTATCAAGGTGCGGATAAATTGTTGCTGGACCACCGCCAGATTTTTACCCTCATCAATCCACTCCTCAGTAATCCAGTCGCCattgaaagaaaacaaaatgccAGTAGACGACATAACGGCATCCCAAATTCTTCTAGCATTTATGCAATCCAAAAAGATATGATTTTGATCTTCCGGAGTGGAGCAATAAATGCAAAAAGGAGACGGGGCTGAATTAAGTGAGTAACATCGCTCATTAGTAGGTAGCCTATTCCAGAGGAGTTTCCATAAAAAGTTCTTAACACGAGGAGCAACCGGTAAGGACCACAACACTTTCCACTTGGTCGCTTGAGGGACATAGAAACCTTGATTTATGTGATGGTAGCTAGGTTTAAGACATGGAAACCTAGCTAGCTAGGGACAAAGAATTTGAGCTAGCTAGGTTTCCACCAGCATCTCAAAGTTTTTGAAAAGACGAGACTCCACAACGAGTTCACATTTTCTAGATTCTTTAAGACATTGGAGTGGACTGACAAGGCCGTAAAAGTTTTGCTCTCTAAAAAAACGTGCCCTTAATTAGTTCAAATTCTTTGCGCATCTTATCTTCGCCTTATCTTATCTGCGGCGAAGAACAGCTGCTAGACACAGACATTAAAAGTCTCTCATATGCATGTTTCTTATAGAACAATATCCAGTTTTGACTTTTGCTTGATCTTCATATCATAAAAAAGTATCAGAAtaaattttttctcattctcttaAAACGTTgctttaatataaatttactatATTGCTTTACACGACCTAATAAGATTGTAGTTTTTTGAAATAAACGGACAGAATAAGGAGACCTTCCAGCAAGATATAAGCTAGACTAAACTACATTTATAGCCCTTAAAgttcttaaactttaatttattataatttctaactAAGACTTTCAATATTAATACATTTAAATTCTACAATCTAAAATATAGACTTATACCCGATATGACGATAAAATGACTGAAGACGTTATAATGATTAAGATATCACATTATTGATATATCAGCGACACATAAGCGcccaatcaaataaattgaacgatagaaataaattataactaTCCAAATCGTCTGAACTAAAAGTTATAATAAtagattaaaattcaaaaactaaAGCCCCATATCTAActttaaaaccaaaaaaagcataaagattaaaaaaaaaaaatgaaaaaaaagaacaagaacaagatgTGATGGGCATGCACGCGCGGATGAGAATGGaatcaattttcttttgagGCGTTTGCCGTGCCCAACAACTCGTCCAGTTATTACGCACTCAGCGGAGTGCGCGCGAGAGCTCTAAAGTTCGTATTTCTTTATAAACAACAACTtagtcgaaaaaaaaaaaaggggatagAGGATAAAACCCCACGTgagttattaaaattaaaagctcaTAGAAAACGAGGACAAAAATTCTATGGGCACCGGCCCCAAAGTACTTAATTTGGGGCCTGTCCCCGATGGGCGCCACATGGCACAGGTGCCACGCGGCGTCCATCCTCCACTGCTCTCCTAATACGAGAAGAGCAGTGGAAATTCCGGGCGCACGTGGTGCATCTATGCTAGGTGcaccataaaattattttttgatttttattactttcaatttttttttgaaaccaaatagagtgtaaaattttaacttctaTACGGTAactcctaaaaaaataaataaattactacataaaattgtaatttaaaaaaattaaaaattaaaaattaaaaattaattttacggTGCACCTAGTatagatgcaccaggtgcattgGGAATTTCCATTGCTCTTCACGTGTTGGGAGagcgaaaaattctagaatgcaacggcgTATATTGGTGATGTAGCGTACTAACCAATCAAAAATCTCCTTTTAAAGATATATGTCCCAttatgattataaaataaataaaagaagaaaggtGATtagtttgttattgatgatgtggtgtaagtgtgatagtgtagaatttctCCGAAAGAACAGTGGAGGATGGAGCTTGTGCCATGCGGCGCCCATCGGGGACCGGccccaaattaaaatttttgtcagAAAAGGAGAGCTCGGAGGAGGAGAAATTTTGCTCTGCGGCGGCGCCTCCTCCG is a genomic window of Ananas comosus cultivar F153 linkage group 13, ASM154086v1, whole genome shotgun sequence containing:
- the LOC109719670 gene encoding PHD finger protein ALFIN-LIKE 3-like: MDMVSISSAPRSVEDIFKDYSSRRSALVRALTADVEEFYGLCDPDKENLCLYGHPSGAWEVTLPAEEVPPELPEPALGINFARDGMNRKDWLSLVAVHSDSWLLSVAFFFGARLNGNERKRLFSMINDLSTVFEVLADRKQGKDRSGVDSGSKSRHSTKRSSDGHTKNSSRAVNEGYGEDDEEHNETLCGSCGGNYNSNEFWIGCDICERWYHGKCVKITPAKAETIQQYKCPSCSSKKGRQ